Part of the Woronichinia naegeliana WA131 genome, TAGAGTGATTTTTCTACGACTACGAATATCCACAATGCCACGCAACCATTTTTCAAATTCGTCGGTTGTGATAATTTGAATTTCTTGCATAGCGATTGTTTTTCCTAATCACCTTAAGTGGTGCTTTGTCCATTGTATCTCAAGGGATACAAAACAACAAGGCTAAAATGAGAGAGCGATCAGGGTATAACAAATCATTGAATGAGAGGCGATCGCAAGGTTAAAATGAGAGGGCGATCAGGGTATAACAAATCATTGAATGAGAGGCGATCACCAGTATCTTTATTAAAGCCATCTAGAAAATGAGATAGGATCAAGACATCCCTGTAAACTATCAACAATTTATGAAATCCATTAAAATCGTTGTAGAAAAGCATCATGATGGCTATATTGCCTATCCATTGGGAATTCAAGGCGTAGTAGTTGGTGAAGGTGATACCTATGAAGATGCGCTTAATGATGTGCGGTCGGCGATCGCTTTTCATATTGAAACCTTTGGAGAATCAGTTCTCGAAGCCGACTCATCGGTCTTAGAAGCTTTCGTCGTAGAGGCAATCGTCTAATGGCAAAATTTCCCGTTGATGCCCCTAAAGCCAAAGTTATCAAAGTCCTTGAACAATTTGGATTTTCAATCGTTAGGGAAAAAGAGCATATTTCTATGGTTAGAAAAAATTTGGATAGAACAACAACACCTTTAACGCTACCGAATCATAAGCAAATTAAAAGCTCTACATTAAGGAGTATTTGCACTCAAGCGGGTATCTCACGAGATGATTTTATTACTGTATATGAAAAGGCTTAAGACAAAATTTTTTAAAGGCGATCGCGTTTTGTAGGGATGAAGTGCAATCACATACTTCCGCGATTTGGGTTAACAACAGGAAACCCAGAATTACTTTTCTCTGGTAGTATTAACGAACCCAGATTGCACTTTAATCTGCAACCGTAGATGCAAGGCTAAAATGAGAGAGCGATTCGGACTATAACAAATCATTGAGTTAGAGGCGATCACAAGGTTAAAATGACAGAGCGATCGGTGTTTACTTACTACTACAGCCAAATAGAAATGCGATCAGGGTATGGGTTTTGAATTAGAGGCGATCTCCGATCTTGTAGAAATGTAACGCGCCTTTTTTCGTCCTCTGAATGATAGAGTTAGGGCTTACCGATAGTCACTTTTCAGTTCCAAATGCCATTACCTCAAGTCGTTATTGACACCAATGTCATTGTTGCGGGATTGATGTCTAGGCGTGGTAGCGCATTCAAATTACTAACACTAATTGATACTGGACAATTTGATATACATTTGTCAGTACCTCTCGTCCTCGAATATACAGAAGTTTTACTACGGGAATTACCAAACCTTTACTTGAGTCGAGAAGAAGTAGATGACCTAATTGATTTCTACTGTGCAGTAGGAGTACCGCATAAAATTTTCTTTCTTTGGCGACCATTCCTACACGATCCCAAAGATGAAATGGTATTAGAGCTTGCCGTCAAAGCAGGATGCGAGAGTATAATTACATATAACACTCGTGACTTTGCTGGCGTAGAGCAGTTTGGGTTAAATTTGCTAGAGCCTTCAGAGTTTTTACGCTTAATAGGAAAGTTGCCATGAGTATCGTTCAAGTTCAAATTCCTGACTCATTACAAAAAAGCTTGTATGACCTTGCCAGTCGTGATGGCATTTCTATCGATCAATTTATATCTACTGCGATCGCGGAAAAGCTATCAGCTTTGATGACAGAGAATTACCTCAAAGAAAGAGCTAAAAGAGGTAGTTGCTCAAAATATGAAGCAATTTT contains:
- a CDS encoding type II toxin-antitoxin system HicA family toxin — encoded protein: MAKFPVDAPKAKVIKVLEQFGFSIVREKEHISMVRKNLDRTTTPLTLPNHKQIKSSTLRSICTQAGISRDDFITVYEKA
- a CDS encoding putative toxin-antitoxin system toxin component, PIN family, which encodes MPLPQVVIDTNVIVAGLMSRRGSAFKLLTLIDTGQFDIHLSVPLVLEYTEVLLRELPNLYLSREEVDDLIDFYCAVGVPHKIFFLWRPFLHDPKDEMVLELAVKAGCESIITYNTRDFAGVEQFGLNLLEPSEFLRLIGKLP
- a CDS encoding toxin-antitoxin system HicB family antitoxin produces the protein MSIVQVQIPDSLQKSLYDLASRDGISIDQFISTAIAEKLSALMTENYLKERAKRGSCSKYEAILAKVSDVEPEPYDVLPTG